The Bacteroides acidifaciens genome includes a region encoding these proteins:
- the lpxD gene encoding UDP-3-O-(3-hydroxymyristoyl)glucosamine N-acyltransferase, with translation MEFSAKQIAAFIQGEIIGDENATVHTFAKIEEGMPGAISFLSNPKYTPYIYETQSSIVLVNKDFTPEHEIKTTLIKVDNAYESLAKLLNLYEMSKPKKQGIDSLAFVAPSAKIGENVYIGAFAYIGENAVIGDNTQIYPHTFVGDGVKIGNNCLLYSNVNVYHDCRIGNECILHSGAVIGADGFGFAPTPDGYDKIPQIGIVILEDKVDIGANTCVDRATMGATIIHSGAKIDNLVQIAHNDEVGSHTVMAAQVGIAGSTKIGEWCMFGGQVGIAGHSKIGDKVGLGAQSGVPGDIKSGSQLIGTPPMDPKQYFKASVVQRSLPDMQKELRNLRKEIEELKQLLNK, from the coding sequence ATGGAGTTCTCGGCTAAGCAAATTGCAGCATTTATCCAAGGGGAAATCATTGGAGACGAAAACGCTACGGTACACACATTCGCTAAAATAGAAGAGGGAATGCCCGGAGCTATTTCTTTCCTGTCAAATCCCAAATATACACCTTATATCTACGAGACACAATCAAGCATTGTCCTGGTTAATAAAGACTTCACTCCTGAGCACGAAATCAAAACAACCCTTATCAAAGTAGACAATGCATACGAAAGTCTGGCGAAACTGCTCAATCTTTACGAGATGAGCAAACCCAAGAAACAAGGTATCGACTCATTAGCATTTGTTGCCCCCAGTGCCAAGATTGGTGAGAACGTATATATAGGTGCTTTTGCCTACATTGGCGAAAACGCTGTGATTGGAGATAATACTCAAATTTACCCACATACTTTCGTTGGAGACGGTGTGAAAATAGGCAACAATTGCCTGCTTTACTCGAATGTAAACGTTTATCATGATTGCCGTATAGGGAATGAATGTATCCTGCACTCAGGTGCGGTAATCGGAGCCGACGGATTCGGCTTTGCTCCTACCCCGGACGGATACGACAAGATTCCACAAATCGGAATCGTTATTCTGGAAGATAAAGTAGATATAGGCGCCAATACCTGTGTAGACCGTGCTACAATGGGAGCTACCATCATACATAGCGGTGCCAAAATAGATAATTTGGTGCAGATAGCCCATAATGACGAAGTGGGTTCCCATACCGTAATGGCTGCGCAAGTAGGCATTGCCGGTTCTACAAAAATAGGAGAATGGTGTATGTTCGGCGGGCAAGTAGGTATAGCCGGACATTCAAAAATAGGCGATAAAGTAGGTTTGGGCGCACAATCCGGTGTACCCGGAGATATCAAATCGGGCAGCCAGCTTATCGGAACTCCTCCTATGGACCCTAAACAATATTTCAAGGCATCTGTTGTACAGAGGAGCCTGCCGGATATGCAGAAAGAACTGCGTAACCTGCGCAAAGAAATCGAAGAATTAAAACAACTATTAAATAAGTAA
- a CDS encoding bifunctional UDP-3-O-[3-hydroxymyristoyl] N-acetylglucosamine deacetylase/3-hydroxyacyl-ACP dehydratase, which translates to MLKQKTLKDSFSLSGKGLHTGLDLTVTFNPAPDNHGYKIQRIDVEGQPTIDAVADNVIETTRGTVLSKNGVKVSTVEHGMAALYALGIDNCLIQVNGPEFPILDGSAQYYVQEIERVGTVEQNAVKDFYIIKSKIEFRDESTGSSIIVLPDENFSLNVLVSYDSTIIPNQFATLEDMHNFKDEVAASRTFVFVREIEPLLSAGLIKGGDLDNAIVIYERKMSQESFDQLADVMGVPHMDANELGYINHKPLVWPNECARHKLLDVIGDLALIGKPIKGRIIATRPGHTINNKFARQMRKEIRLHEIQAPSYDCNREPVMDVNRIRELLPHRYPFQLVDKVIEIGANYIVGVKNITANEPFFQGHFPQEPVMPGVLQIEAMAQVGGLLVLNSVDEPERYSTYFMKIDGVKFRQKVVPGDTLIFRVELLAPIRRGISTMKGYAFVGEKVVCEAEFMAQIVKNK; encoded by the coding sequence ATGCTGAAACAAAAAACGCTGAAAGATAGCTTTTCACTGAGCGGGAAAGGTCTTCACACTGGACTTGACCTCACTGTTACATTTAATCCTGCTCCGGACAATCATGGATATAAAATCCAGCGTATTGACGTAGAAGGACAACCAACTATCGATGCAGTAGCCGACAACGTGATAGAAACCACCCGTGGTACTGTGTTGTCGAAGAATGGAGTCAAAGTAAGCACCGTTGAACATGGTATGGCAGCCCTTTACGCATTGGGCATCGACAACTGCCTCATCCAGGTAAACGGTCCGGAGTTTCCGATTTTAGATGGTAGTGCACAATATTATGTACAAGAGATAGAACGTGTAGGAACAGTAGAACAAAATGCTGTCAAAGACTTTTATATCATCAAGTCAAAGATTGAATTCCGGGACGAATCAACCGGTTCTTCTATCATTGTATTACCAGACGAAAACTTTAGTCTGAATGTACTGGTTTCTTACGATTCAACCATTATCCCGAACCAGTTTGCTACACTTGAAGATATGCATAATTTCAAAGACGAAGTGGCTGCCAGCCGTACATTCGTCTTTGTTCGCGAAATAGAGCCGCTTCTCTCCGCGGGATTAATCAAGGGGGGGGACTTGGACAATGCAATCGTAATCTACGAACGCAAGATGTCTCAGGAAAGCTTCGACCAGTTGGCAGACGTCATGGGAGTTCCCCACATGGATGCCAACGAATTAGGTTATATCAACCACAAGCCATTGGTCTGGCCGAACGAATGTGCCCGCCACAAACTTCTAGACGTTATCGGTGACCTTGCTTTAATCGGTAAACCGATTAAAGGACGCATCATCGCTACCCGTCCGGGACACACCATCAACAATAAATTTGCCCGCCAGATGCGGAAAGAAATCCGTCTGCACGAAATACAGGCTCCAAGCTATGACTGCAACCGTGAGCCGGTAATGGATGTAAACCGTATCCGCGAACTGTTGCCGCACCGCTATCCTTTCCAACTGGTAGATAAAGTGATTGAAATCGGAGCCAACTATATTGTAGGTGTCAAGAATATCACTGCCAACGAGCCTTTCTTCCAGGGACACTTCCCGCAAGAACCCGTTATGCCGGGTGTGCTTCAGATAGAAGCGATGGCGCAAGTCGGCGGTTTGCTTGTTCTCAACTCTGTTGACGAACCGGAACGTTACTCTACTTATTTCATGAAGATAGACGGTGTGAAGTTCCGCCAAAAAGTAGTGCCGGGAGATACGCTGATATTCCGCGTGGAATTATTAGCACCTATCCGTCGTGGTATCTCCACTATGAAAGGTTACGCATTCGTTGGAGAAAAAGTAGTTTGCGAAGCAGAATTCATGGCACAAATAGTAAAAAACAAGTAA
- the lpxA gene encoding acyl-ACP--UDP-N-acetylglucosamine O-acyltransferase, which produces MISPLAYVHPEAKIGENVEIAPFVFIDKNVVIGDNNKIMANANILYGSRIGNGNTIFPGAVIGAIPQDLKFRGEESTAEIGDNNLIRENVTINRGTAAKGRTIVGNNNLLMEGVHVAHDALVGNGCIIGNSTKMAGEIVIDDNAIVSANVLMHQFCHVGSHVMIQGGCRFSKDIPPYIIAGREPIAFSGINIIGLRRRGFANEVIENIHNAYRIIYQSGLNTTEALKKIEDEFEKSPEIDYIIDFIRNSERGIIK; this is translated from the coding sequence ATGATAAGTCCTTTAGCGTATGTTCATCCTGAAGCTAAAATCGGGGAAAATGTAGAAATTGCGCCTTTTGTATTCATAGATAAAAACGTGGTTATCGGCGACAACAATAAAATTATGGCTAATGCCAATATTTTATATGGCTCACGTATCGGTAATGGAAATACTATTTTTCCGGGTGCCGTTATCGGTGCTATTCCGCAAGACCTGAAATTTCGCGGAGAAGAATCGACAGCCGAAATCGGAGATAACAACCTGATTCGCGAAAACGTGACTATTAACCGTGGCACGGCGGCTAAAGGGCGCACGATTGTGGGAAATAACAACTTATTAATGGAAGGTGTGCATGTGGCACATGACGCATTAGTCGGAAATGGATGTATTATCGGAAATTCTACCAAGATGGCAGGCGAAATCGTTATTGACGATAACGCAATAGTCAGTGCCAATGTCCTGATGCATCAATTTTGCCATGTAGGAAGCCATGTAATGATTCAGGGCGGATGCCGTTTCAGCAAGGATATTCCTCCTTATATCATTGCAGGACGCGAGCCAATCGCTTTCAGTGGAATCAACATTATCGGCTTGCGCCGTCGTGGTTTTGCCAATGAAGTAATTGAAAACATTCACAATGCTTATCGTATCATTTACCAAAGCGGACTGAATACGACAGAAGCATTAAAGAAAATTGAAGATGAATTCGAAAAGAGTCCTGAAATCGACTACATCATCGACTTCATCCGCAACTCAGAACGTGGTATAATTAAATAA
- a CDS encoding IS1096 element passenger TnpR family protein: MIYRFTIISDEVDDFVREIQIDPEATFFDFHETILKSVGYANDQMTSFFICDDDWEKEKEVTLEEMDDNPEMDSWVMKETPINELVEDEKQKLLYVFDYMTERCFFIELSEIITGKEMKGAKCTKKSGEAPKQTVDFEEMAAVGGSLDLDENFYGDQDFDMEDFDQEGFDIGGDAGGSFEEDKF, from the coding sequence ATGATATACAGATTTACTATCATATCTGATGAAGTTGATGATTTTGTCAGAGAAATACAAATTGACCCGGAAGCAACTTTTTTCGACTTCCATGAGACAATACTGAAATCAGTCGGGTACGCAAACGACCAGATGACTTCTTTCTTTATCTGCGATGATGATTGGGAAAAAGAAAAGGAAGTGACTTTGGAAGAAATGGACGACAACCCGGAAATGGATAGCTGGGTAATGAAAGAAACTCCTATCAACGAATTGGTAGAAGATGAAAAGCAAAAACTGCTGTATGTATTCGATTACATGACAGAGCGTTGTTTCTTCATCGAGCTATCTGAAATCATTACTGGAAAGGAAATGAAAGGCGCCAAATGCACCAAGAAATCAGGGGAAGCTCCCAAACAAACGGTCGACTTTGAAGAAATGGCTGCTGTCGGCGGCTCTCTCGATTTGGACGAAAACTTCTATGGAGACCAGGATTTCGATATGGAAGACTTCGACCAGGAAGGATTCGATATTGGTGGCGACGCAGGCGGGTCATTCGAAGAAGATAAATTTTAA
- the miaA gene encoding tRNA (adenosine(37)-N6)-dimethylallyltransferase MiaA, translating to MPTLIVLIGPTGVGKTELSLRIAENFQTSIVSADSRQLYAELKIGTAAPTPEQLARVPHHLVGTLHLTDYYSAAQYEAEALEILEKLFIEHEVVVLTGGSMMYVDAICKGIDDIPTVDAETRQLMLQKYEEEGLEQLCAELRLLDPEYYRIVDLKNPKRVIHALEICYMTGRTYTSFRTQQKKERPFRIIKVGLTRDREELYDRINRRVDMMMEEGLLEEVRSVLPYRHLNSLNTVGYKELFKYLDGEWELPFAIEKIKQNSRIYSRKQMTWFKRDEEIRWFHPEQETEILAYLRRALQ from the coding sequence TTGCCTACTCTCATTGTTCTTATAGGGCCTACCGGCGTAGGGAAAACCGAATTGAGTCTACGGATAGCAGAGAATTTCCAGACAAGCATTGTATCTGCTGATTCGCGGCAACTTTATGCCGAATTAAAAATAGGTACAGCGGCGCCTACTCCCGAACAACTGGCACGTGTACCCCATCACTTAGTCGGCACGCTCCATCTTACTGATTATTACAGTGCCGCCCAATACGAAGCGGAAGCACTGGAAATCCTTGAAAAGTTATTTATCGAACATGAAGTCGTCGTTCTTACCGGCGGCTCAATGATGTATGTAGACGCTATCTGCAAAGGGATTGACGACATTCCTACCGTTGATGCGGAAACCCGTCAACTCATGTTGCAAAAATATGAGGAAGAAGGACTTGAACAACTCTGTGCCGAACTCCGCTTATTAGACCCGGAATATTATCGCATTGTAGATTTAAAGAACCCCAAGCGAGTGATTCATGCGCTGGAAATCTGCTATATGACGGGACGCACTTACACTTCTTTCCGCACACAACAAAAGAAAGAACGCCCATTCCGTATTATCAAAGTAGGACTAACCCGCGACAGGGAAGAACTTTACGACCGTATCAACCGCCGCGTAGACATGATGATGGAAGAAGGACTTCTAGAAGAAGTACGTTCCGTACTTCCTTACCGCCATTTGAATTCACTCAATACAGTAGGCTATAAAGAGCTATTCAAGTATCTGGATGGAGAATGGGAACTCCCTTTTGCCATCGAAAAGATAAAGCAGAATTCCCGTATTTATTCACGCAAGCAGATGACCTGGTTCAAGCGGGATGAGGAGATACGCTGGTTCCATCCGGAACAAGAAACGGAGATACTTGCGTACCTCCGTCGGGCTTTACAATAA
- a CDS encoding M56 family metallopeptidase — translation MGAFFIYILKSSVCLVLFYLLFRLLLSKETFHRFNRVALLGVLFLSLLIPFIEVTTNHQVEVQQTVLTIEQLLMMAEMESTAVDAAGVAVNETASFSWIEIVLFVYLAGIILLACRNLYSLFCLFRLIHSGKREKLENGITLVVHEQEIAPFSWMKYIVISQKDQKENGREILIHEAAHIRHRHSIDLLLADICIFFQWFNPGAWLLKQELQNIHEYEADETVINEGVNAKEYQLLLIKKAVGTRLYSMANSFNHSKLKKRITMMLKEKSNPWARLKYLYVLPLAAIAVTAFARPEVSEKVEEISAVKVNDLAETVETKTEENDVKAPVDTTKTDVVVVAGYRKEEKDSLFRFKRNGMSVSMTKTSPKETPLIIINGKESDMTVVNALDPKRIKSISVADAKDAMKNYGERGKGGVMDIQLYSEEKFQSTKVVLKPDVSKKLDALNGNTKNWGVHFRSANGGDPLVIIDGKEVLGEDPLSKISPDRIRSISVLKDKSAQAIYGDKGKSGVILIDMLTDEEYQIRQNKVIVVGKSSKDTITLKADSITIIPNK, via the coding sequence ATGGGAGCATTCTTTATTTATATATTAAAATCATCCGTCTGCCTTGTTTTGTTTTACCTGTTGTTCCGGTTATTACTTAGCAAGGAGACTTTTCATCGCTTTAATCGTGTTGCTTTATTGGGAGTGCTATTCCTGTCACTACTCATCCCTTTTATCGAAGTAACAACGAATCACCAGGTTGAAGTGCAACAGACGGTGCTTACCATCGAGCAGTTGTTGATGATGGCAGAAATGGAATCTACCGCTGTTGATGCGGCTGGAGTGGCGGTGAATGAAACTGCTTCTTTTTCTTGGATAGAAATTGTACTGTTTGTCTATTTGGCTGGCATAATACTCCTTGCATGCCGTAATCTATATTCTTTATTCTGTCTTTTCAGATTAATACATTCCGGTAAACGGGAAAAATTAGAGAACGGGATTACGCTTGTCGTTCATGAGCAGGAGATAGCTCCGTTCAGTTGGATGAAGTATATCGTTATCAGCCAGAAAGACCAGAAAGAGAACGGGCGGGAAATTCTGATTCACGAGGCGGCACATATCCGTCATCGTCATTCCATAGATTTATTATTGGCGGATATTTGTATTTTCTTCCAATGGTTCAATCCCGGTGCATGGTTGCTCAAACAGGAATTACAGAATATCCATGAATACGAAGCCGACGAGACGGTTATTAATGAAGGAGTAAACGCGAAGGAATATCAACTATTATTAATAAAAAAAGCCGTTGGCACAAGGCTCTACTCTATGGCCAACAGCTTTAATCACAGTAAACTTAAAAAACGTATCACTATGATGTTAAAAGAAAAATCAAATCCGTGGGCACGTTTGAAGTACTTGTATGTACTTCCGTTGGCAGCTATTGCAGTAACTGCTTTTGCCCGTCCTGAAGTCTCTGAAAAAGTAGAAGAGATTTCAGCAGTCAAAGTTAATGATTTGGCGGAAACTGTTGAAACGAAAACTGAAGAAAATGATGTTAAAGCTCCTGTTGATACAACAAAGACTGATGTTGTGGTAGTGGCGGGGTATCGCAAGGAAGAAAAAGATTCTCTTTTTAGATTTAAGAGAAATGGGATGTCTGTGTCTATGACTAAGACTAGTCCAAAAGAAACACCATTGATTATTATCAATGGAAAGGAATCAGATATGACGGTAGTCAATGCATTGGACCCGAAACGTATAAAAAGCATATCTGTTGCGGATGCTAAAGACGCAATGAAAAATTATGGAGAACGGGGAAAAGGGGGAGTGATGGATATACAATTGTATTCGGAAGAAAAATTTCAGTCGACGAAAGTTGTTTTAAAACCCGATGTGAGCAAGAAGTTAGATGCACTTAATGGGAATACAAAGAATTGGGGAGTTCACTTCCGTTCAGCTAATGGTGGAGACCCACTTGTTATTATTGATGGTAAAGAAGTTTTAGGAGAAGACCCTCTGTCCAAAATCTCTCCGGATCGTATAAGGAGTATATCTGTGTTAAAGGATAAATCGGCTCAGGCAATATATGGGGATAAAGGTAAAAGTGGGGTGATTCTTATAGACATGCTTACAGATGAAGAATATCAGATTCGTCAGAATAAAGTGATTGTTGTCGGGAAATCTTCTAAAGATACGATTACATTAAAAGCCGATTCAATAACGATTATTCCTAATAAATAG
- a CDS encoding BlaI/MecI/CopY family transcriptional regulator — protein sequence MKGLTAKEEEIMGFFWEKGPLFVKEMLVFYEEPKPHFNTLSTIVRGLEDKGFLAHYTFGNTYQYYPVVSEEDFRKGTLRNVISKYFNNSYLSAVSSLVKEEDISLDELKQLIQEVEKADKKD from the coding sequence ATGAAAGGATTAACAGCAAAAGAGGAAGAAATCATGGGCTTTTTTTGGGAAAAAGGTCCATTGTTCGTGAAAGAAATGTTGGTTTTCTATGAAGAACCGAAGCCACATTTCAATACATTATCTACTATCGTGCGTGGGTTGGAAGACAAAGGTTTCCTGGCTCACTATACGTTTGGTAATACCTATCAATATTATCCTGTGGTCAGCGAAGAAGATTTTCGTAAGGGAACGCTTCGGAATGTGATTAGCAAGTATTTTAATAATTCTTATTTAAGCGCTGTCTCTTCTTTAGTCAAAGAAGAAGATATTTCTTTGGATGAGTTGAAACAACTGATTCAGGAAGTGGAGAAGGCAGACAAGAAAGACTAA
- a CDS encoding S9 family peptidase produces MKKISITLLLCLICLTGMAQGQKALDLKDITSGRFRPQNIQGVIPTPDGEHYTQMNAEGTQIIKYSFKTGEKVEVIFDVNTARECDFKNFDSYQFSPDGQKLLIATKTTPIYRHSYTAVHYIYPLKRNDKGVTTNNIIERLSDGGPQQVPVFSPDGTMIAFVRDNNIFLVKLLYGNSESQVTEDGKQNSIINGIPDWVYEEEFSFNRALEFSADNTQIAFIRFDESAVPSYTFPVFAGQAPRINALKDYPGEYTYKYPKAGYPNSKVEVRTYDIKSHVTRTMKLPLDADGYIPRIRFTKDASKLAIMTLNRHQDRFDLYFADPRSTLCKLVLRDESPYYIKENTFDNIEFYPEYFSLLSERDGYSHLYWYSMGGNLIKKVTNGKFEVKDFLGYDEEDGSFYYTSNEESPLRKAVYKTDKKGKKNKLSQQVGTNTPLFSKSMKYYMNKFTNLNTPMVVTLNDNSGKTLKTLITNDQLKQTLSGYAVPQKEFFTFQTTDGVTLNGWMMKPVDFSASKKYPVLMYQYSGPGSQQVLDTWGISWETYMASRGFIVVCVDGRGTGGRGEAFEKCTYLKIGVKEARDQVETALYLGKQPYVDKDRIGIWGWSYGGYMTLMSMSEGTPVFKAGVAVAAPTDWRFYDTVYTERFMRTPKENAEGYKASSAFTRADKLHGNLLLVHGMADDNVHFQNCTEYAEHLVQLGKQFDMQVYTNRNHGIYGGNTRQHLYTRLTNFFLNNL; encoded by the coding sequence ATGAAAAAAATCAGCATCACTTTATTACTCTGCCTTATCTGCCTGACCGGAATGGCACAAGGACAAAAGGCACTTGATTTAAAAGATATTACTTCCGGACGCTTCCGCCCGCAAAACATTCAGGGAGTCATCCCCACACCCGATGGTGAACACTACACACAGATGAACGCCGAAGGCACGCAAATCATCAAATACTCTTTCAAGACAGGTGAAAAGGTAGAGGTTATCTTCGACGTGAACACTGCACGCGAATGTGACTTCAAGAACTTCGACAGTTACCAGTTCTCACCCGATGGTCAGAAACTACTGATTGCCACCAAGACGACTCCGATTTACCGGCATTCCTATACAGCTGTACATTATATCTACCCTTTGAAACGAAATGATAAGGGCGTTACGACAAACAACATTATTGAACGGCTGTCTGACGGCGGACCCCAACAGGTCCCCGTCTTTTCTCCGGACGGAACAATGATTGCTTTTGTCCGTGACAACAATATTTTTCTTGTGAAACTGCTTTATGGCAACAGTGAAAGCCAGGTAACGGAAGACGGCAAACAGAATTCTATCATCAACGGTATCCCGGACTGGGTGTACGAAGAAGAATTCAGTTTCAACCGCGCTTTGGAATTCAGTGCTGACAATACACAGATTGCCTTTATCCGGTTCGATGAATCGGCGGTTCCTTCTTACACGTTCCCGGTATTTGCCGGTCAAGCCCCCCGTATCAATGCCCTCAAAGATTATCCGGGAGAATATACGTATAAGTATCCGAAAGCCGGTTATCCGAACTCTAAAGTAGAAGTACGCACGTATGATATCAAATCACACGTCACCCGTACGATGAAACTTCCGCTGGACGCGGACGGATATATTCCCCGCATCCGTTTTACCAAAGATGCCAGTAAGCTGGCTATCATGACACTGAACCGTCATCAAGACCGTTTCGACCTTTACTTTGCCGACCCTCGTTCTACACTCTGCAAACTGGTATTGCGTGACGAGTCTCCTTATTATATTAAAGAGAACACTTTCGATAACATCGAATTTTATCCCGAATACTTCAGCCTGCTCAGTGAACGTGATGGTTACAGCCACCTCTATTGGTATAGCATGGGAGGCAACCTCATTAAAAAGGTGACAAACGGAAAGTTTGAAGTAAAAGACTTCCTGGGATATGACGAGGAAGACGGTTCTTTCTATTACACCAGCAATGAAGAAAGCCCGTTGCGCAAAGCCGTCTACAAGACAGACAAGAAAGGGAAAAAAAACAAACTCTCCCAGCAGGTAGGAACAAACACTCCGCTGTTCAGCAAATCAATGAAGTATTATATGAACAAGTTCACCAACCTGAACACTCCTATGGTGGTGACCTTGAACGATAATTCGGGTAAGACACTCAAGACATTGATTACAAATGACCAGTTGAAACAGACCCTATCAGGATATGCAGTACCGCAGAAAGAATTCTTCACTTTCCAAACCACGGACGGCGTAACACTGAACGGATGGATGATGAAACCTGTAGATTTCTCCGCATCGAAGAAATATCCGGTACTGATGTATCAATACAGCGGCCCAGGTTCTCAACAAGTACTGGACACTTGGGGCATCAGTTGGGAAACATACATGGCAAGCCGCGGATTCATTGTTGTATGCGTGGACGGTCGCGGAACAGGCGGCCGAGGAGAGGCTTTTGAAAAGTGCACCTACTTGAAAATCGGAGTGAAAGAAGCTAGAGACCAGGTGGAAACAGCTCTTTACCTCGGCAAACAACCTTACGTGGACAAAGACCGCATCGGTATTTGGGGATGGAGCTACGGCGGATACATGACTCTGATGAGCATGAGCGAAGGAACTCCTGTATTCAAGGCAGGGGTGGCCGTTGCCGCACCGACCGACTGGCGTTTCTACGACACGGTTTATACGGAACGCTTCATGCGCACACCGAAAGAAAATGCCGAAGGCTATAAAGCGTCCTCCGCTTTCACCCGTGCCGACAAACTGCATGGCAACCTATTGCTTGTGCATGGTATGGCAGATGACAATGTACACTTCCAGAACTGCACCGAGTATGCAGAACACTTAGTCCAACTCGGAAAGCAATTCGATATGCAGGTATATACCAACCGTAATCATGGAATATACGGTGGCAATACCCGCCAACACTTGTACACACGCTTGACTAACTTCTTCTTGAACAATTTGTAA
- the lipA gene encoding lipoyl synthase, whose amino-acid sequence MADRVRKPEWLKINIGANERYTETKRIVDSHCLHTICSSGRCPNMGECWGKGTATFMIGGDICTRSCKFCNTQTGRPHPLDTNEPTRVAESIALMKLDHAVITSVDRDDLPDLGADHWARTIREIKRLNPQTTIEVLIPDFQGKTELVDLVIDACPDIISHNMETVRRISPLVRSAANYDTSLQVIGHISSKGVKSKSGIMVGLGETPEEVEILMDDLLVVGCQILTIGQYLQPSHRHYPVAEYVTPQQFAKYKTIGLEKGFNIVESAPLVRSSYHAEKHIR is encoded by the coding sequence ATGGCGGATAGAGTACGTAAGCCCGAATGGCTGAAAATTAATATCGGTGCCAATGAACGGTACACCGAAACAAAACGGATAGTCGACTCCCACTGCCTGCATACCATATGCAGCAGCGGGCGTTGCCCTAATATGGGAGAATGCTGGGGGAAAGGCACTGCCACCTTCATGATTGGCGGTGACATATGCACCCGCAGTTGTAAATTCTGTAATACGCAGACCGGACGCCCGCATCCGCTGGATACGAATGAGCCGACCCGTGTAGCAGAGTCCATCGCTTTAATGAAACTTGACCATGCAGTCATCACTTCCGTCGACCGGGACGACCTTCCCGATTTGGGAGCGGATCATTGGGCACGCACCATCCGTGAAATAAAACGCCTGAATCCTCAGACTACCATCGAAGTGCTGATACCCGATTTTCAAGGTAAAACGGAACTGGTAGACCTCGTGATAGACGCTTGTCCCGACATCATTTCACATAATATGGAAACTGTGCGCCGTATCAGTCCGCTGGTGCGCAGCGCAGCCAATTATGATACAAGCCTGCAAGTCATCGGACATATCTCTTCCAAAGGAGTCAAATCCAAAAGTGGCATCATGGTCGGCCTGGGCGAAACTCCCGAAGAAGTGGAAATATTAATGGATGATTTATTAGTAGTCGGCTGCCAGATTCTTACTATAGGACAATATCTGCAACCCAGTCATCGCCATTATCCCGTTGCAGAATATGTGACTCCACAACAATTCGCAAAATACAAGACCATCGGTTTAGAAAAAGGATTTAACATCGTAGAGAGTGCTCCCCTTGTTCGTTCATCCTACCATGCAGAGAAACATATCCGTTAG
- a CDS encoding SAM-dependent methyltransferase, whose product METALYLLPVTLGDTPIEKVLPSYNKEIIFGIRYFIVEDVRSARRFLKKVDREIDIDALTFYPLNKHTSPEDISGYLKPLMNGASMGVISEAGCPAVADPGADVVAIAQRKKLKVVPLVGPSSIILSVMGSGFNGQSFAFHGYLPIEPGERGKKLKALEQRVYAENQTQLFIETPYRNHKMVEDILQNCRPQTKLCIAANITCEGEYIQTRTVKDWKGHVPDLSKIPCIFLLYK is encoded by the coding sequence GTGGAAACTGCCCTTTATTTGTTGCCCGTGACTTTAGGCGATACACCTATTGAAAAGGTATTGCCTTCCTATAATAAGGAGATTATCTTCGGTATCCGGTATTTTATTGTCGAAGATGTTCGTTCCGCCCGCCGTTTCCTGAAAAAGGTAGATCGGGAGATTGATATTGACGCACTGACGTTTTATCCGTTGAACAAACATACTTCGCCCGAGGATATTTCCGGTTATCTGAAACCTTTGATGAACGGTGCTTCAATGGGAGTCATCTCTGAGGCAGGTTGTCCGGCTGTTGCTGACCCGGGTGCGGACGTGGTGGCTATTGCTCAACGCAAAAAGTTGAAAGTTGTTCCATTGGTAGGACCTTCTTCTATCATTCTTTCCGTGATGGGTTCGGGCTTTAACGGTCAGAGTTTTGCGTTTCACGGCTATCTGCCGATTGAACCGGGAGAGCGTGGAAAGAAACTGAAGGCATTGGAACAGCGTGTCTATGCCGAGAACCAGACGCAACTTTTTATTGAGACTCCTTACCGGAATCACAAAATGGTGGAAGATATTCTACAGAATTGCCGTCCGCAGACAAAGCTGTGTATTGCTGCCAATATCACTTGCGAAGGAGAATATATACAGACGCGTACAGTGAAAGACTGGAAAGGTCACGTGCCCGATTTGTCTAAGATTCCTTGTATTTTTCTCTTATACAAATAA